A DNA window from Bradyrhizobium barranii subsp. barranii contains the following coding sequences:
- a CDS encoding ABC transporter substrate-binding protein, with amino-acid sequence MKNTIARLAGALLALTLTTGLAAAQSKVTIAIGGGACLCYLPTVLAKQLGEYEKAGLNVELVDLKGGSDALKAVLGGSADVVSGYFDHCVNLAAKKQELQAFVVYDRYPGLVLVVSPSHTNEIKSIKDLAGKKVGVSAPGSSTDFFLKYLLKKNGLDPAGTAVIGVGLGATAVAAMEQGQIDAAVMLDPSVTVLQGSHKDLRILSDTRTQKDTLETFGGEYPGGALYSTVAWINGHEKETQALTNAMLATIGWIHSHSPEEIMAKMPDEMVGKNKELYLAALKNTIPMFSETGKMDPKGADAVLAVFSVGSPEVAAAKIDVSKTFTNKYVDQAKKTTGNAK; translated from the coding sequence ATGAAGAACACGATTGCCAGGCTCGCCGGCGCGCTGCTCGCGCTGACGCTCACCACCGGTCTTGCCGCGGCGCAAAGCAAGGTGACCATCGCGATCGGAGGCGGCGCCTGCCTGTGCTATCTGCCGACGGTGCTGGCCAAGCAACTCGGCGAATACGAGAAGGCGGGCCTCAATGTCGAGCTCGTGGACCTCAAGGGCGGCTCGGACGCGCTGAAGGCCGTGCTCGGCGGCAGCGCCGACGTGGTCTCCGGCTATTTCGACCATTGCGTCAACCTCGCCGCCAAGAAGCAAGAGCTTCAAGCCTTCGTGGTCTATGACCGTTATCCCGGCCTCGTGCTGGTGGTCTCGCCGTCGCACACGAACGAAATCAAGTCGATCAAGGATCTCGCCGGCAAGAAGGTCGGCGTCAGCGCACCGGGCTCCTCGACCGACTTCTTCCTCAAATATTTGCTCAAGAAGAACGGGCTCGATCCCGCCGGCACCGCCGTGATCGGCGTCGGCCTCGGCGCCACCGCCGTGGCCGCGATGGAGCAGGGGCAGATTGACGCCGCCGTGATGCTCGATCCCTCCGTCACCGTGCTCCAGGGCAGCCACAAGGATCTGCGCATCCTCAGCGACACCCGGACCCAGAAGGACACGCTCGAGACGTTCGGCGGCGAATATCCGGGCGGCGCGCTGTACTCGACCGTGGCCTGGATCAACGGCCACGAGAAGGAAACGCAGGCGCTCACCAACGCAATGCTGGCCACGATCGGCTGGATCCATTCGCATTCGCCGGAGGAGATCATGGCGAAGATGCCGGACGAGATGGTCGGCAAGAACAAGGAGCTTTATCTCGCCGCGCTGAAGAACACGATCCCGATGTTCTCCGAAACCGGCAAGATGGACCCGAAGGGCGCAGACGCCGTGCTCGCGGTGTTCAGCGTCGGCTCGCCCGAGGTGGCCGCCGCCAAGATCGACGTCAGCAAGACCTTTACCAACAAGTACGTCGATCAGGCCAAGAAGACCACAGGGAACGCCAAATAA
- a CDS encoding cupin domain-containing protein produces MNRLAIGLSIAAAFAAGCGANQLLRPALAAENVTAQIIHTGEMEGDALGPANNVGYRSKMFASADGATISIQVGNVPKHMHPNTNEIQYILDGTGTIWLGDKEVTVKPGDLVIIPKGTPHGGTKPISGQVKAIAIKTPPQAPDDTKLLD; encoded by the coding sequence ATGAATCGCCTTGCAATCGGCCTGTCGATCGCCGCCGCTTTTGCCGCCGGATGCGGCGCAAACCAACTGCTCCGGCCGGCGCTGGCCGCGGAGAACGTCACCGCGCAGATCATCCATACCGGCGAGATGGAAGGCGACGCGCTCGGGCCCGCCAACAATGTCGGCTACCGTTCCAAGATGTTTGCCAGCGCCGACGGCGCCACCATCTCGATCCAGGTCGGCAATGTGCCCAAGCACATGCATCCCAACACCAACGAGATCCAGTACATCCTGGACGGGACCGGGACGATCTGGCTCGGCGACAAGGAGGTGACGGTGAAACCTGGCGACCTCGTCATCATCCCCAAGGGCACGCCGCATGGCGGCACCAAGCCGATCAGCGGTCAGGTCAAGGCCATCGCGATCAAGACGCCGCCGCAGGCGCCCGATGACACCAAGCTGCTGGATTAA
- a CDS encoding anti-sigma factor family protein gives MNRRPITEDDLHAYVDQALEPERRAEVASYLDDHQDVAARVAAFATQREQLRGAFASIADELLPAELNLSHIIESRRRSPMRAWWAIAAMLLLGIGGLGGWTMRGVLQEGSNGLSALAQEAAYSYGVYAPDGVRPVEIRASDSAELTRWVSNRLKQPVKVPDLSVSGYRLMGGRLVATSHGPAAMFMYDDDRGDRLVVLTRPMSNRNLDTPMMPQSTGDVAGFVWADGGMGYTLVGQLPGDTLKPIANEIRKQTRPI, from the coding sequence ATGAACCGCCGGCCGATCACCGAGGATGATCTCCACGCCTATGTCGACCAGGCGCTCGAGCCTGAGCGGCGCGCGGAGGTCGCATCCTATCTGGACGATCATCAGGATGTCGCCGCGCGCGTTGCGGCCTTCGCCACCCAGCGCGAGCAGCTGCGCGGGGCATTTGCGTCGATCGCCGACGAGCTGTTGCCGGCCGAGCTGAATCTGTCGCACATCATCGAAAGCCGGAGGCGGTCTCCCATGCGGGCGTGGTGGGCGATCGCTGCGATGTTGCTTCTCGGCATCGGCGGTCTCGGCGGATGGACCATGCGCGGCGTCTTGCAGGAGGGCTCGAACGGACTGTCTGCGCTGGCACAGGAGGCGGCCTATTCGTATGGCGTTTACGCACCGGACGGCGTGCGGCCGGTCGAGATACGCGCGTCCGACAGTGCCGAGCTCACGCGATGGGTATCGAATCGGCTGAAACAGCCGGTCAAGGTGCCGGACCTCTCTGTCTCAGGCTATCGGCTGATGGGCGGTCGCTTGGTTGCGACGTCGCACGGCCCGGCCGCGATGTTCATGTACGATGACGATCGCGGCGACCGGCTTGTCGTGCTGACGCGTCCGATGAGCAACCGCAATCTGGATACGCCGATGATGCCGCAATCGACCGGCGATGTCGCGGGCTTCGTGTGGGCGGATGGCGGCATGGGTTACACGCTCGTCGGCCAGCTTCCGGGAGACACCCTCAAGCCGATCGCGAACGAGATCCGGAAGCAGACGCGCCCGATCTAG
- a CDS encoding sigma-70 family RNA polymerase sigma factor: MLVQVEPLIPALRRYARALLRDRVAADDLVQDCLERAVSHWHQRRDGSVRAWLFSILHNLAVTQFRQATARGRHMPIDDAGERELVSAAAQEHRLIYQDVLKKLARLPEEQRAVLLLVAVEDLSYADAAGVLKIPVGTVMSRLSRARERLLQEMEGVAPGNVVALRGVK, encoded by the coding sequence ATGCTGGTTCAGGTCGAGCCGCTTATCCCCGCGCTCCGCCGCTACGCGCGCGCGCTTTTGCGCGATCGCGTGGCTGCCGATGATCTGGTTCAGGATTGCCTGGAGCGTGCCGTCAGCCATTGGCATCAGCGGCGCGACGGCAGCGTGCGCGCCTGGCTGTTCAGCATCCTCCACAATCTGGCGGTCACGCAATTCCGTCAGGCGACGGCGCGGGGCAGGCATATGCCGATCGACGATGCAGGCGAGCGTGAGCTCGTCAGTGCCGCCGCGCAGGAGCACAGGCTGATCTATCAGGATGTCCTGAAAAAGCTTGCGAGACTGCCGGAAGAGCAGCGTGCCGTGTTGTTGCTTGTTGCGGTTGAGGATCTATCCTACGCGGACGCCGCGGGAGTGCTGAAGATCCCGGTCGGGACCGTGATGTCACGCCTGTCGCGCGCGCGGGAGAGGCTATTGCAGGAGATGGAGGGCGTGGCTCCAGGGAACGTCGTGGCATTGCGGGGCGTGAAATGA
- a CDS encoding YncE family protein — protein MTTSRSTMMKSIFLAATMLATGSVARAGQAPGALSGPDIPISHHDRVYAAEQFSNTVSVTDPVDNKLLGVIRLGDPQPGNFSPLYKGQVLVHGMGFSPDHKTLAVVSIGSNSVSFIDTATNAVKHITYVGRSPHEAFFTPDGKEVWVTVRGENYVSVIDPISFKEKTRITTPNGPGMQIFSPDGKYGYICSSFNPETDVVSVAEHKIIATVKQESPFCPNIAATPDGNQVWFTLKDVGRTQVFNARPPFNAIKTIDTGPITNHVNFAHTAKGTFAYVTIGGLNEVKVFRTDDFSQVATIPVGNLPHGVWPSGDGTRIYVGLENADALAAIDTATNKVVGNVPIGQAPQAIAYVPNAAPNPDDRQNLQALGVAGQVAHLTLASKDGAKDGTAPTSVSLFDQGLIQILQASVTGLQPKQKYVLALAEHGDGSGPLQPLAAFMTNPAGSAIVNVAGPIRQIVDQSAAEARRYLVIAAGDAAMPGEAVQIEAR, from the coding sequence ATGACCACGTCACGAAGCACCATGATGAAGAGCATTTTCCTGGCGGCCACGATGCTTGCGACGGGTTCGGTCGCGAGGGCGGGGCAGGCGCCGGGCGCGCTGTCCGGCCCCGATATTCCGATCAGCCACCACGACCGTGTGTACGCCGCAGAGCAGTTCTCGAATACGGTCTCGGTCACCGATCCCGTCGATAACAAGCTGCTTGGCGTGATCCGGCTGGGCGACCCGCAGCCAGGCAATTTCAGCCCGCTCTACAAGGGGCAGGTGCTCGTGCACGGTATGGGCTTTTCGCCCGATCACAAGACGCTCGCCGTGGTGTCGATCGGTTCCAATTCGGTGAGCTTCATCGACACCGCGACCAACGCGGTCAAGCATATCACTTACGTCGGACGATCGCCGCACGAGGCGTTCTTCACGCCGGACGGCAAGGAAGTGTGGGTCACCGTTCGCGGCGAGAACTACGTCTCCGTCATCGATCCGATCAGCTTCAAGGAGAAGACTCGCATCACGACCCCGAACGGGCCGGGCATGCAGATTTTCTCACCCGACGGCAAATACGGCTACATCTGCTCGTCGTTCAATCCCGAGACCGACGTCGTCTCGGTGGCCGAGCACAAGATCATCGCCACGGTGAAGCAGGAGAGCCCATTCTGCCCGAACATCGCGGCGACGCCGGATGGAAACCAGGTGTGGTTCACGCTGAAGGACGTCGGCCGGACACAGGTGTTCAACGCCAGGCCACCGTTCAACGCGATCAAGACGATCGATACCGGGCCGATCACCAACCACGTCAATTTCGCGCACACCGCCAAGGGCACGTTCGCCTACGTCACCATCGGTGGCCTGAACGAAGTAAAAGTGTTCCGCACCGACGATTTCTCGCAGGTCGCGACGATCCCGGTCGGCAATCTGCCGCACGGCGTCTGGCCGTCCGGCGATGGCACGCGCATCTATGTGGGGCTGGAGAACGCGGACGCACTCGCGGCCATCGACACGGCGACCAATAAGGTGGTCGGGAACGTTCCGATCGGCCAGGCGCCGCAGGCAATCGCGTATGTTCCAAATGCTGCGCCTAACCCTGATGACCGCCAGAATTTGCAGGCCCTCGGCGTTGCCGGCCAAGTCGCTCATCTCACGCTTGCGTCGAAGGACGGTGCGAAGGACGGCACGGCGCCGACCAGCGTGTCGCTGTTCGATCAGGGCCTGATTCAGATCTTGCAGGCTTCGGTGACGGGACTTCAGCCCAAGCAGAAATATGTGCTTGCCCTGGCGGAGCATGGCGACGGCAGTGGCCCGTTGCAGCCGTTGGCGGCGTTCATGACCAATCCGGCTGGATCTGCCATCGTCAATGTGGCCGGTCCGATCCGGCAGATCGTCGACCAGTCCGCCGCTGAAGCAAGGCGGTACCTGGTGATTGCGGCCGGTGACGCGGCCATGCCTGGTGAGGCGGTCCAGATCGAGGCGCGATGA
- a CDS encoding DUF305 domain-containing protein, translating into MPPSQFRRAVAVFAGRCRWPRPGLGTAFLAAPILVASALPLLVFAHESHPAAPPAAVSTEERAFLEENEAAMTKMMNDMAAKPTGDIDRDFVAMMSPHHQGAIEMAVIELRYGKNEQLRRIAQEIIVDQMQEIAAMKLAIGEPATDTTPAPTQPPSAPNTTVHHHPGMQMDMSTGMKK; encoded by the coding sequence ATGCCCCCCTCACAGTTCCGCCGCGCCGTAGCGGTGTTCGCAGGCAGATGCCGATGGCCCAGGCCCGGCCTCGGTACGGCGTTCCTTGCCGCGCCAATTCTGGTCGCGTCCGCACTCCCGCTGCTCGTGTTCGCGCATGAATCCCATCCGGCCGCCCCGCCGGCCGCGGTGAGCACGGAGGAGCGTGCGTTTTTGGAAGAAAACGAAGCGGCGATGACCAAGATGATGAACGACATGGCGGCCAAGCCGACCGGCGACATCGATCGCGACTTCGTCGCAATGATGAGTCCGCATCATCAGGGCGCGATCGAGATGGCGGTCATCGAATTGCGCTATGGCAAGAACGAGCAGCTGCGGCGCATCGCCCAGGAAATCATCGTCGACCAGATGCAGGAGATCGCGGCCATGAAGCTCGCGATCGGCGAGCCGGCGACAGACACCACGCCCGCCCCGACCCAACCGCCCTCCGCTCCCAACACAACCGTCCATCATCATCCGGGCATGCAGATGGATATGTCCACGGGAATGAAGAAGTAG
- a CDS encoding ABC transporter permease: MSRVTLLALQVLVAVVCLVLWQLFATVPVFGKILLPPFFFSNPVDVFSQIVKWFSSGVIWKHLGITLTESILAFVIGSLGGVLVGFWFARQPLVAAVFDPYVKMVNALPRVVLAPIFALWLGLGIWSKVALGVTLVFFIVFFNVYQGVKEVSRTVLDNGRMLGMSERQLMQHVYWPSALSWMFSSLHTSVGFAVVGAVVGEYLGSAAGLGYLIQQAEGIFDVAGVFAGMFVLSAFVILIDFGVTLVERRLLVWRPTVDGRG, encoded by the coding sequence ATGTCGCGCGTGACGCTGCTTGCGCTGCAAGTCCTGGTCGCTGTCGTCTGCCTCGTACTGTGGCAGCTCTTTGCGACCGTGCCGGTGTTCGGAAAAATCCTGTTGCCGCCGTTCTTCTTCTCCAACCCGGTCGACGTGTTCAGCCAGATCGTCAAATGGTTCTCGTCCGGCGTGATCTGGAAGCATCTCGGCATCACGTTGACGGAATCGATTCTGGCGTTCGTGATCGGATCGCTCGGCGGCGTGCTGGTCGGCTTCTGGTTCGCGCGCCAGCCGCTGGTTGCTGCGGTGTTCGACCCTTACGTCAAGATGGTCAACGCGCTGCCCCGCGTCGTGCTTGCGCCGATCTTCGCGCTGTGGCTGGGCCTCGGCATCTGGTCCAAGGTCGCGCTCGGCGTGACGCTGGTGTTCTTCATCGTGTTCTTCAACGTCTATCAGGGCGTCAAGGAGGTCAGCCGCACCGTGCTCGACAATGGCCGCATGCTCGGCATGAGCGAGCGGCAGCTGATGCAGCATGTCTATTGGCCGTCGGCGCTGTCGTGGATGTTCTCCTCGCTGCACACCTCGGTCGGCTTCGCCGTGGTCGGCGCAGTCGTCGGCGAATATCTGGGATCGGCGGCGGGGCTCGGCTATCTGATCCAGCAGGCCGAAGGCATCTTCGACGTTGCCGGTGTGTTCGCCGGCATGTTCGTGTTGTCGGCCTTCGTCATCCTGATCGACTTCGGGGTGACGCTGGTTGAGCGCAGGCTGCTGGTCTGGCGCCCGACCGTGGACGGGCGGGGGTAG
- a CDS encoding ABC transporter ATP-binding protein, with protein MTTPTAVALEDAKVAFRLGDDRVYTAVEKAHLSVAQGEFVAIVGPTGCGKSTLLNVAAGLLKPAAGSIKIFDRPLAGLNRDAGYLFQADALFPWKTALDNVAIGLEIAGTPRAEALQRAQKWLTSVGLGAFANRYPHMLSGGQRKRVALAQVLIRDPKILLMDEPFGPLDAQTRQVMGNLLLDLWNADRKAVLFVTHDLEEAIALADRVVIMSAGPSSRIIGDWRVSLPRPRDIFEVRLDKEFHALHREIWSVLKDEVMKGYAQSTQAAEAI; from the coding sequence ATGACGACGCCCACGGCAGTGGCGCTGGAAGACGCCAAGGTCGCGTTCCGGCTGGGGGACGACCGGGTCTATACGGCGGTGGAGAAGGCCCATCTTTCGGTCGCGCAGGGCGAGTTCGTCGCCATCGTCGGGCCGACCGGCTGCGGGAAATCGACGCTGCTCAACGTCGCGGCCGGCCTGCTCAAGCCCGCCGCCGGCAGCATCAAGATATTCGACCGGCCGCTCGCGGGGCTGAACCGGGATGCCGGCTACCTGTTCCAGGCCGATGCGCTGTTCCCCTGGAAGACCGCGCTCGACAATGTCGCGATCGGGCTCGAGATCGCGGGCACGCCCCGCGCCGAGGCACTGCAACGCGCGCAAAAATGGCTGACTTCCGTCGGCCTCGGCGCCTTTGCCAACCGCTATCCGCACATGCTCTCCGGCGGCCAGCGCAAGCGCGTGGCACTGGCGCAGGTGCTGATCCGCGACCCAAAGATACTCCTGATGGACGAGCCGTTCGGGCCGCTCGATGCGCAGACCCGCCAGGTCATGGGCAATCTGCTGCTGGACCTCTGGAATGCCGACCGCAAGGCCGTGCTGTTTGTCACCCATGATCTCGAAGAGGCGATCGCACTCGCCGATCGCGTCGTGATTATGTCGGCGGGGCCGTCCTCGCGCATCATCGGCGACTGGCGCGTGAGCTTGCCGCGCCCGCGCGATATTTTCGAGGTGCGGCTGGACAAGGAGTTCCATGCGCTCCACCGCGAGATCTGGAGCGTGCTCAAGGACGAGGTGATGAAGGGCTACGCGCAATCGACCCAAGCGGCGGAGGCGATCTGA
- a CDS encoding ATP-binding cassette domain-containing protein, producing MSSRPMIGYSHVSKNFGSLKAVDDVSLDIAEGEFLAIVGGSGSGKTTLLRLANRLIEADAGTITVEGEDVQAVDPVALRRRIGYVFQSGGLFPHLSVADNIGITPRLLGAPAADITARVDELLELVQLDRRAHRDRLPEALSGGQRQRVGVARALAARPRIVLMDEPFGALDPLTRDALGEDFRELHRKLGLTTVMITHDMTEAILLADRIAVMRSGQLLAQGTPAELSNSGDAYVLELLRTPRRQVERLNALLPQSGAA from the coding sequence ATGTCTTCCAGGCCGATGATTGGCTATTCCCACGTCAGCAAGAACTTCGGCTCACTCAAGGCCGTCGACGACGTGTCGCTCGACATCGCCGAGGGCGAATTTCTGGCCATCGTCGGCGGCTCCGGCTCCGGCAAGACCACGCTGCTGCGGCTCGCCAACCGGCTGATCGAGGCCGATGCCGGCACGATCACGGTCGAGGGCGAGGATGTGCAAGCCGTCGATCCGGTCGCGCTGCGGCGCCGGATCGGCTACGTCTTCCAGAGCGGCGGGCTGTTTCCGCATCTGAGCGTCGCCGACAATATCGGAATCACGCCAAGGCTGCTGGGCGCACCGGCAGCGGACATCACCGCGCGGGTCGACGAGCTGCTCGAGCTCGTGCAACTCGACCGTCGCGCGCATCGCGATCGCCTGCCCGAGGCGCTCTCCGGCGGCCAGCGCCAGCGCGTCGGGGTGGCGCGAGCGCTCGCGGCACGGCCCCGCATCGTGCTGATGGACGAGCCGTTCGGCGCGCTCGATCCCCTCACCCGCGATGCGCTCGGCGAGGATTTTCGCGAACTGCATCGCAAGCTCGGCCTGACCACGGTCATGATCACCCATGACATGACGGAGGCGATCCTGCTCGCCGACCGCATCGCGGTGATGCGCAGCGGACAGCTGCTGGCGCAGGGCACGCCCGCGGAGCTCTCGAACAGCGGCGACGCCTATGTGCTGGAGCTGCTGCGCACGCCGCGACGCCAGGTCGAGCGGCTGAACGCGCTACTGCCACAGAGCGGTGCGGCATGA
- a CDS encoding glycine betaine ABC transporter substrate-binding protein, giving the protein MSLFADPRWGEALSHLPDYLGNHVRVSLAALALGLAISLPLAILTRNRPAPRAILLALASIVQTVPGLALLALFYPLLLLAASVTLAWFGISFSAFGFLPAMLALALYSMLPVLRNGITGLNGIDPALIEAAKGVGMTARQSLIMVELPLALPVMMAGIRTAAVWVIGTATLSTPIGQTSLGNYIFAGLQTQNWVFVLFGCFASALLALAVDQLLGLIESGLRHRSRLPAALGGIGIAALVLATLVPTMGRSSQSYVVGAKTFAEQYVLSALLRDRLQAAGLPATARSGLGSSVIFEALKAGDIDLYVDYSGTLWANQLHRTDIKPRAELLAELKTALAKDHITLLGELGFENAYALVMPKKRAEALGIRTIADLAAHAPALSIAGDYEFFSRPEWAALQKSYALSFRAQRQMQPDFMYAAVGSGEVDVIAGYTSDGLIAKYDLVVLDDPRHAIPPYDAILLLAPKRAGDERLQAALKPLLGKIDIATMREANLRAGGNDANSSPDAVAKWLWEKVGKR; this is encoded by the coding sequence ATGAGCCTGTTCGCTGATCCGCGCTGGGGCGAGGCGCTGTCGCATCTGCCCGACTATCTCGGCAACCATGTGCGTGTCAGCCTCGCCGCGCTCGCGCTTGGCCTCGCCATCAGCCTGCCGCTGGCGATCCTGACGCGCAACCGACCGGCGCCGCGCGCCATCCTGCTCGCGCTCGCAAGCATCGTGCAGACGGTGCCCGGCTTGGCGCTGCTCGCGCTGTTCTATCCGCTGCTGCTGCTGGCCGCGTCCGTGACACTCGCCTGGTTCGGAATCTCCTTCTCCGCTTTCGGCTTCCTGCCGGCGATGCTGGCGCTCGCGCTCTATTCGATGCTGCCGGTGCTGCGCAACGGCATCACAGGCCTCAACGGCATCGATCCTGCGCTGATCGAAGCCGCCAAAGGCGTCGGCATGACCGCGCGGCAGTCGCTCATCATGGTCGAGTTGCCGCTGGCGCTGCCGGTGATGATGGCCGGCATCCGCACCGCGGCGGTGTGGGTGATCGGCACCGCGACCCTGTCGACGCCGATCGGGCAGACCAGCCTCGGCAATTACATTTTTGCCGGGCTTCAGACCCAGAACTGGGTGTTCGTTCTGTTCGGCTGCTTTGCCTCGGCCTTGCTCGCGCTCGCCGTCGATCAGCTGCTCGGCCTGATCGAGAGCGGCTTGCGCCACCGCAGCCGCCTGCCTGCCGCGCTCGGCGGCATCGGGATCGCGGCGCTGGTCCTCGCAACGCTGGTGCCGACGATGGGACGCTCGTCGCAGAGCTATGTCGTCGGCGCCAAGACGTTCGCCGAGCAATATGTGCTGTCGGCCCTGCTGAGGGATCGCCTCCAGGCCGCCGGTCTCCCCGCGACCGCGCGGTCGGGTCTCGGCTCCAGCGTGATCTTCGAGGCGCTCAAGGCCGGCGACATTGATCTCTATGTCGATTATTCCGGCACGCTGTGGGCCAACCAGCTGCACCGCACGGACATCAAGCCGCGCGCGGAGTTGTTGGCGGAGCTCAAGACAGCGCTCGCAAAGGACCATATCACCCTGCTCGGCGAGCTTGGCTTCGAGAACGCCTATGCGCTGGTGATGCCGAAGAAGCGCGCCGAAGCGCTCGGCATCCGCACCATCGCCGATCTCGCCGCGCATGCACCGGCGCTGTCCATCGCCGGCGACTACGAATTCTTCTCGCGCCCCGAATGGGCAGCGCTGCAAAAATCCTATGCCCTCTCGTTCCGCGCCCAGCGCCAGATGCAGCCGGATTTCATGTATGCGGCCGTCGGCAGCGGCGAGGTCGACGTGATCGCCGGCTACACCAGCGACGGACTGATCGCGAAATACGATCTGGTCGTGCTGGACGATCCCAGGCACGCGATCCCGCCCTACGACGCGATCCTGCTGCTGGCGCCGAAGCGGGCCGGCGATGAGCGACTACAGGCCGCGCTCAAGCCGCTGCTTGGCAAGATCGACATCGCCACAATGCGCGAGGCCAATTTGCGCGCCGGCGGCAACGACGCGAATTCATCGCCGGATGCGGTGGCGAAGTGGCTTTGGGAGAAGGTGGGCAAGCGGTAG
- a CDS encoding sulfatase-like hydrolase/transferase, translated as MASAPNPGPSATTAVLASVAALGIWRLLAVAAPHLAALALMYETETDFGSRLSFVLAWGILNFFWITLLRRPALSGALSLTMVVVLVLLSRLKHDVVQMTVNFIDLMMIDRDTVAFLFTIFPNLRWSVIGAGLVTLPLMYALWWLDPFRIRRLPAFASTLACLAALVGYSLYHPDEAWRGYYDDGYLSKFFRSGVSAVSDFAQYGFMESAASTNERLNMPLVDACHPAGRRPNIIMVHDESSFDIRAAQGIKVPPRYGDHFKSFDGKQRTFLAESNGGPSWFTEYNVLAGLSSRSFGRFAYFVTRIASNRVERGLPLALRRCGYDTLSLYPAYGGFMGARSFQVTTGVERFLDSKDLGAKDVEPDSFFYDKALQLMGQQPPNKPLFTFIYLGANHFPWETRFRPDLLPNWRAPGNNVASIDEYLRRQAMSAEQYRAFVAGLKKNFPGEPFLIVRYGDHQPEFAPNLLEPGLDEGALGKKLDAYDPRLYATYYAIDAINFEPVKSEAVMDTVDGPYLPLVIQEAAGIPLDPSFAEQKQIMLRCKGIFYGCKDGAEARRLNRLLINAGIIRGL; from the coding sequence ATGGCGTCCGCGCCGAATCCAGGTCCTTCTGCCACCACCGCCGTGCTGGCGAGCGTTGCCGCGCTCGGCATCTGGCGCCTGCTTGCGGTTGCCGCGCCGCATCTTGCCGCCCTCGCGCTCATGTACGAGACCGAGACCGATTTCGGTTCGCGGCTTTCGTTCGTGCTCGCCTGGGGCATCCTCAATTTCTTCTGGATCACGCTCTTGCGGCGGCCGGCACTGTCGGGTGCGCTGTCGCTGACCATGGTCGTCGTGCTGGTGCTGCTGTCGCGTCTCAAGCACGACGTCGTGCAGATGACGGTCAACTTCATCGACCTGATGATGATCGACCGCGACACCGTGGCGTTCCTGTTCACGATCTTCCCGAACTTGCGCTGGTCGGTGATCGGGGCCGGCCTCGTCACGCTGCCGCTGATGTATGCGCTGTGGTGGCTCGATCCGTTTCGCATCCGCCGCCTGCCGGCGTTCGCGTCCACGCTCGCCTGTCTTGCCGCACTGGTCGGCTATTCGCTCTATCATCCAGACGAGGCCTGGCGCGGCTATTACGACGACGGCTATCTCTCGAAATTCTTCCGCTCCGGCGTCAGCGCGGTCTCCGATTTCGCGCAATACGGCTTCATGGAGTCGGCGGCCTCGACCAACGAACGGCTCAACATGCCGCTGGTGGATGCCTGCCACCCCGCGGGCCGCCGGCCGAACATTATCATGGTCCATGATGAATCTAGCTTCGACATCCGCGCCGCCCAGGGCATCAAGGTGCCGCCGCGCTATGGCGATCATTTCAAATCCTTTGACGGCAAGCAGCGCACGTTCCTTGCCGAGAGCAATGGCGGGCCGAGCTGGTTCACCGAATACAACGTGCTCGCTGGCCTCTCCTCGCGCTCGTTCGGCCGCTTCGCCTATTTCGTGACGCGCATCGCCTCAAACCGCGTCGAGCGGGGCCTCCCGCTGGCGCTGCGCCGCTGCGGCTATGACACGTTATCGCTCTATCCCGCCTATGGCGGCTTCATGGGCGCGCGCAGCTTTCAGGTGACGACGGGCGTCGAACGCTTCCTCGACTCGAAGGATCTCGGCGCTAAGGACGTCGAGCCGGACTCCTTTTTCTACGACAAGGCGCTCCAGCTGATGGGCCAGCAGCCGCCGAACAAGCCGCTGTTCACCTTCATCTATCTCGGCGCCAATCATTTCCCCTGGGAGACGCGCTTCCGCCCCGATCTGCTGCCGAACTGGCGCGCGCCGGGCAATAATGTGGCGTCCATCGACGAATATCTGCGCCGGCAGGCGATGAGCGCCGAGCAGTACAGAGCGTTTGTGGCGGGGCTGAAGAAAAATTTTCCCGGCGAGCCCTTCCTGATCGTGCGCTACGGCGATCACCAGCCCGAGTTTGCGCCGAACCTCCTCGAGCCCGGGCTCGACGAGGGCGCCCTCGGCAAGAAGCTCGACGCTTACGACCCGCGTCTCTACGCGACCTATTACGCGATCGACGCCATCAATTTCGAGCCGGTGAAGAGCGAGGCCGTGATGGACACGGTCGACGGCCCTTATCTCCCGCTGGTGATTCAGGAAGCCGCCGGCATTCCGCTCGATCCCTCCTTTGCCGAACAGAAGCAGATCATGCTCCGCTGCAAAGGCATCTTCTACGGCTGCAAGGACGGTGCGGAGGCGCGGCGGCTCAACCGGCTGCTGATCAATGCCGGGATCATCCGGGGGCTGTAG